Proteins from a single region of Pangasianodon hypophthalmus isolate fPanHyp1 chromosome 7, fPanHyp1.pri, whole genome shotgun sequence:
- the LOC113547174 gene encoding uncharacterized protein LOC113547174 has protein sequence MSPALILLLSPYVIFSAEGVDFYKPSSFVSVKSGERVTLNCTFLDSSRSVRVVWYKQRSGEIPQEVGVRLSHTDASSVVKVERINNGISMTIPHAKKDDEGLYFCGLSNWEKVQFFNGTLLAVTGERELNISVLQSSVLNSVPAGASVTLQCSVLSESRAADLQVLWFRAAPPQSHPQIIYTHHNSRHQCESSSSTHTCVYNFSKNILSLNDTGTYYCAVAVCGKIIFGNGTRVQLESVDPVVICLAVALGVCLGVIFVHSVFNYKTRNSKQCSVRLQQDSVIKNIPNQSDDAVDLNYTALHFNQRKTKRTRRKKDQPQDCVYSEVIKSSAT, from the exons ATGTCTCCAGCCTTGATTCTTCTTTTATCTCCCTATGTGATAT TTTCAGCTGAAGGCGTGGATTTTTACAAACCATCATCATTTGTCTCGGTGAAGTCTGGAGAACGTGTTACTCTTAACTGCACATTTCTGGACAGCAGCAGATCAGTTCGTGTTGTTTGGTACAAACAAAGATCTGGAGAGATACCTCAGGAAGTTGGAGTAAGGCTTTCACACACGGATGCCAGCTCAGTTGTGAAAGTGGAGAGAATTAATAACGGGATTTCTATGACAATACCACATGCAAAAAAAGATGATGAAGGACTTTACTTCTGTGGACTATCTAACTGGGAGAAAGTACAATTTTTCAATGGAACATTATTGGCTGTAACAG GTGAGAGAGAGTTAAACATCTCAGTATTACAGAGCAGCGTGTTGAACTCGGTTCCTGCAGGAGCGTCAGTGACTCTGCAGTGCTCGGTTCTCtctgagagcagagcagcagatcTCCAAGTGCTCTGGTTCAGAGCTGCTCCACCACAATCCCATCCtcaaatcatttacactcatcacaacagcaggcatcagtgtgagagcagctcttctacacacacctgtgtgtacaaCTTCTCCAAGAACATCCTCAGCCTCAATGATACTGGCACTTACTACTGCGCTGTGGCCGTGTGTGGGAAGATTATTTTTGGAAACGGGACACGAGTACAACTGG AATCAGTAGATCCTGTAGTGATCTGCCTCGCAGTAGCTTTAggagtgtgtttgggtgtgATCTTTGTTCATTCTGTGTTCAACTATAAAACGAGAAACTCTAAACAATGCAGTG TGAGACTTCAACAAGATTCTGTCATAAAAAACATTCCTAATCAG AGTGATGATGCAGTAGATCTGAATTACACTGCCTTACATTTCAATCAGAGAAAGACGAAAAGAacgagaagaaagaaagatcaaCCTCAGGATTGCGTGTATTCTGAAGTGATAAAGTCATCAGCTACATAG